The Vicia villosa cultivar HV-30 ecotype Madison, WI linkage group LG1, Vvil1.0, whole genome shotgun sequence genome includes a region encoding these proteins:
- the LOC131644780 gene encoding ras-related protein RABA4d, with product MSNLYGDYNQKIDYVFKVVLIGDSAVGKTQLLARFSRNQFNVDSKATIGVEFQTKTLIIDNKTVKAQIWDTAGQERYRAVTSAYYRGAVGAMLVYDMTKRQSFDHMARWLEELRGHADANIVIMLIGNKCDLGTLKAVPTEDAQEFAQRENLFFMETSALESTNVETAFLTILTEIYRLISKKTLTANDEADPGGSSGLLKGTKIIVPSQDVSALEKKGGCCG from the exons ATGTCGAATTTGTACGGCGATTATAACCAGAAGATCGATTACGTTTTCAAAGTGGTGTTGATCGGAGACTCCGCCGTTGGTAAAACACAGCTTCTCGCTCGGTTTTCGAGAAATCAATTCAACGTAGATTCTAAAGCTACCATCGGGGTTGAGTTTCAAACTAAAACTCttattattgataataaaacCGTTAAGGCTCAAATATGGGATACTGCTGGTCAAGAAAG GTACAGAGCAGTGACTAGTGCTTATTATCGGGGAGCAGTTGGAGCGATGTTAGTTTACGACATGACAAAGCGTCAATCATTCGATCACATGGCAAGGTGGTTAGAGGAACTAAGGGGTCATGCGGACGCAAATATTGTCATAATGCTAATTGGCAACAAGTGTGATCTGGGAACTCTGAAAGCAGTACCAACTGAAGATGCTCAAGAGTTTGCACAAAGAGAGAACCTATTCTTTATGGAGACATCAGCACTGGAGTCGACTAATGTCGAAACTGCCTTTCTGACTATTCTAACCGAAATTTACCGACTTATCAGCAAGAAAACACTTACTGCTAACGACGAGGCTGATCCTGGTGGTAGTTCAGGACTTCTGAAGGGAACAAAGATAATTGTTCCTAGTCAAGATGTGAGTGCTCTTGAAAAGAAAGGTGGTTGCTGTGGATAG